A single window of Xiphophorus hellerii strain 12219 chromosome 12, Xiphophorus_hellerii-4.1, whole genome shotgun sequence DNA harbors:
- the LOC116729685 gene encoding uncharacterized protein LOC116729685 encodes MGEEVEVDEEHECICVHLDDRLETQQSSKRTSVLDKVVAHRLPASNNVRWNFHSRAINTVFEHREDLIRCFESIQDSGDFDPITVREAGAFAMLLEDQDFKFFLQLFHHIMPHVDLLYAKLQKKVIDSVCIQESIQQFQQDIQKIRNSLHSMVGQSSVGSSQPVKKRRTLSVEDHERIAAEVCDIILGHTRERFSFTNHLVSATLLQGDRFEQYNTAFPEDALSNTLKANPVLNRGKLKTELTLIYSKEEFKACCGAVGLLQLFMEKNLEEVFSETVTLLKILITTPMTTAEAERCFSTLKRIKTFLRNSMTQDRLNALAMLSMEKRLVTEMTDFNKNVIEKFAGQKERRAKFMFK; translated from the exons atgggagaagaagtggaggtggACGAGGAGCATGAATGCATCTGTGTTCATCTGGATGACAGACTGGAGACACAACA ATCATCCAAGCGCACAAGCGTTCTTGATAAAGTTGTGGCCCACAGACTACCAGCATCCAACAATGTCAGATGGAACTTTCACAGCCGTGCCATCAATACTGTGTTTGAGCACAGAGAGGACCTCATCCGCTGTTTCGAAAGCATACAAGACTCTGGTGACTTTGACCCCATTACCGTCAGAGAGGCTGGAGCATTTGCCATGCTACTGGAGGATCAGGATTTTAAGTTCTTTCTGCAACTTTTCCACCATATCATGCCTCATGTGGACCTTCTCTATGCCAAACTCCAGAAGAAGGTCATAGATTCAGTCTGTATCCAGGAGAGCATCCAACAGTTCCAGCAGGACATTCAAAAGATCAG AAATTCTCTCCACTCCATGGTTGGACAAAGCAGTGTAGGTAGTAGTCAGCCAGTGAAGAAGCGTCGGACACTCAGTGTAGAAGACCATGAAAGGATTGCTGCAGAG GTCTGTGATATCATACTGGGACACACCAGGGAGCGCTTTTCTTTCACAAACCACCTTGTTAGTGCCACACTCCTGCAGGGGGACAGATTTGAACAATACAACACAGCATTTCCTGAAGATGCACTGAGCAACACCTTAAAAGCCAATCCGGTGCTCAATCGAGGTAAGCTGAAGACAGAGCTTACTCTCATCTACAGCAAGGAAGAGTTCAAAGCCTGTTGTGGTGCTGTGGGCCTACTCCAGCTGTTTATGGAAAAGAATCTAGAAGAAGTCTTTTCAGAAACTGTCACGCTCTTGAAGATCCTCATCACCACACCCATGACCACAGCAGAAGCTGAAAGGTGCTTTTCAACTCTGAAAAGAATCAAGACTTTTCTGAGAAACTCAATGACTCAGGACAGGCTGAATGCATTGGCCATGTTGTCAATGGAGAAAAGACTAGTCACAGAGATGACTGACTTTAACAAGAATGTAATTGAGAAATTTGCAGGGCAGAAGGAAAGGAGGGCAAAATTCATGTTCAAATAG